GGCGACGGCCAGCGGTCCGTCGAGGTCACGCCCGAGCGCCTCACGCCGGTCTGAACGGCGCGGCCACCGCACCGCGGTCAGGGAAAAACCGGGACCCGGAGGGGGTGTCCCGGCGGGATGGACCAGAATGGGCCCCTCACCGACCTCGACACGCCATGCCAGACACCGCACCCGACGTCATCCACAACGCCCACGAACAACGCTTCGAGTCCACCATCGACGGCCACCTGAACGTGGCCGACTACGTGCTCTCCAACGGCACCCTCGTGATGACCCACACGGCGGTGCACCCGTCGCTGCGGGGCCGTGGCGTCGCCGCCGCCCTCGTCGAACGCGCCCTCGAATTCGCGCGCGCCGAGGGGCTCAAGGTCGACCCGGTGTGCTCGTACGTGCAGGGCTACCTGCAGCGGCACCCCGAGTCCCGCGGCCTCGTCGCCTGACTGCGCCGCGCACGTGCCCCGGCCGATGCCGGTCCCTTTCGTCCGCCGGGCCTTCGGGCTCCTCGCGGGCGCCCTTGTCCTGTCCGCCTGCACCCACATGACGACCTCGCCCGCCGCTCCCACCCCCACCGCCCCCGACGCCGATCCCCTGCTGTGGCTGGAGGACGTGTCGGGTGACGCCGCCCTCGACTGGGTCCGCGGACAGAACCAGCTCTCGCAGGCCGAGCTCACCGCGCGGCCCGAGTACGCCCCCACGCGTGCTCAACTGCTCGAGGTGCTCAACGCACGCGACCGCATCCCGTACGTGGTGCGCCGCGGCCCGTGGCTCTACAACCTGTGGCAGGACGACGTCCACAAACGCGGCCTCTGGCGCCGCACCACGCTCGCCCAGTACAAGCTGGCGGCGCCCGACTGGGAGACCGTGCTCGACCTCGACGCCCTCGCCACGTCCGAGAACGAGAACTGGGTCTGGGGCGGCGCCGCGTGCCTCGGGCCCGACTACCGCCGCTGCCTGATCCTGCTGTCGCGCGGCGGTGCCGACGCCAAGGTCATCCGCGAGTTCGACGCGGTCGAGAAGCGCTTCGTCGACGGCGGCTTCTTCCTGCCCGAGGCCAAGTCCGATGTGGACTGGATCGACGAGGACACGCTCTACGTCGGCACCGACTTCGGCCCGGGCTCGCTCACCGACTCCGGCTACCCGCGGGTCATCAAGCGCTGGCGCCGCGGCACGCCGCTCGCGGACGCCGTCACCGTGTTCGAGGGCGAGGCCCGGGACGTGGCCGTGGGCGTGTCCGTCGACAAGACGCCGGGCCACGAGCGCACGCTCTTCAGCCGCGCCACCGACTTCTACAACCAGAAGTACTTCCTGCTCGACGGCGACCGCCTCGTGCCGCTCGACATCCCGAGCGACGCGTCGCCCAGTTTCCTGCGCGACACGATGCTGCTGGGCCTGCGCTCCGAGTTCCAGGGCTTCCCGAGCGGCGCGCTGCTGCACACCGACGCGGCCGCCTACCTGCGCGGCGAACGCCGGCTGCAGGCGATGTTCACGCCCAGCGCCACCCGCTCGCTGTCGGGCTACGCGTTCACGCGCGACCACGTGGTGCTCAACGTGATGGACAACGTCGCGAGCCGCCTCGAACTGTTCCGCAAGGACGGCGCCACCTTCACGGGCCGCCCCATCGAGGCCCCCTTCCCCGGCAGCCTGGGCGTGAGCCCGCTGCACGACCCGCTGCTGCCGTCCGACGACCTCGCCGAGAGCTACCTGCTCACGTACACCGACTTCCTGACGCCCGACTCGCTCTACCTCGGCAGCACGCGCGACGACCGGCGCGAGCCGCTGAAGTCGCGCACGGCGCTGTTCGACTCCGGCGGCCAGCGCGTGGAGCAGCGCTTCGCCACGTCCAGGGACGGCACCCATGTGCCGTACTTCGTGGTGTGGCCCGAGGGCGCGCAGGCCGACGGCACCAACCCCACGCTGCTCTACGGCTACGGCGGCTTCGAGATCTCGCTCAAGCCCTGGTACTCGGGCGGCTTCGGCCGGGCGTGGTACCGCCGCGGCGGCGTGCTGGTCGTCGCCAACATCCGCGGCGGCGGCGAGTTCGGCCCGGCGTGGCACCAGGCCGCGGTGAAGGAGCACAAGCAACGCAGCTACGACGACTTCATCGCGGTGGCGGAAGACCTCGTCGAGACCGGCGTCACTTCGCCCGCGCAGCTCGGCATCATGGGCGGCAGCAACGGCGGCCTGCTCGTGGGCGCCACGTTCGTGCAGCGGCCCGATCTGTTCAACGCGGTGGTGTGCCAGGTGCCGCTGCTCGACATGCGCCGCTACCACACGCTGCTCGCGGGGGCGTCGTGGATGGCCGAGTACGGGAACCCCGACGTGGAAGCCGAATGGTCCTTCATCTCGAAGTACAGCCCGTACCAGAACGTCAAGGCGGGCGTCACGTACCCGAAGGTGCTTTTCACCACGTCCACGCGCGACGACCGCGTGCACCCCGCCCACGCCCGCAAGATGGCCGCCCGCATGATGGCGCAGGGACACCCGGTGCTGTACTACGAGAACATCGAGGGCGGCCACGGCGGCGCGGCCGACAACGAGCAGCGGGCCCACCTGCAGGCGCTCGAGTTCAGCTACCTCTGGCAGCAGCTCGGCCGACGCGTCAGCGAAAAGTGAACCCCCGTGTTTTCCGCAGCTTGAGGAGCGTCGGGTCTCCGTCTTAGACTGGACACGCAGCGCCGCGCACGCGCTGACATTCCAAAAAAGACGGAGACTCACAATGAAGGTTATGCCCGCCACCCCGGGGTTGGGGAAGTTGATCCTGTCGTGCGCACTCGCCGCATCGATGTCCGCCACGCTCGTGGCCTGCGGTGACGACGACGAGCCCGCGGCGCCCCAGGGCCCCCTCGTCACCACCACCTCCGGCGCCGTCCGCGGCAACGACGGAACCACCTCCCAGTCCTTCCTCGGCATCCCGTACGCCGCGCCCCCGGTCGGCGCGCTGCGCTGGGCGCCGCCGGCCGCCGTCACCGCCTGGACCGGCGAACGTGAGGCCAAGCAGTTCGCCGCGCACTGCGCGCAACCGGCCAGCCCCTTCGGCGTGGCGTCCACGTCGGAAGACTGCCTCTACCTGAACGTCTACACGCCCAAGACCGCCGGCCCGCACCCGGTGATGGTGTGGATCCACGGCGGCGCCTTCTACCTCGGCCTGGGCGACGGCTACAAGCCCGACGCGCTGGTCGCGCAGAACACCGTGGTGGTCACGCTCAACTACCGCCTCGGCGCGCTCGGCTTCATGTCGCACGCCGCGCTGGCCGCGGAACAGGGCGGGAAGTCCGGCAACTACGGCCTGATGGACCAGCAGGCCGCGCTGAAATGGGTGCGCGACAACATCGCGAAGTTCGGCGGCAACAAGGACAACGTCACCATCTTCGGCGAGTCGGCCGGCGGCTTCAGCGTCAACGCGCACCTGGCCTCCCCGGGCTCG
This genomic stretch from Piscinibacter gummiphilus harbors:
- a CDS encoding prolyl oligopeptidase family serine peptidase encodes the protein MTTSPAAPTPTAPDADPLLWLEDVSGDAALDWVRGQNQLSQAELTARPEYAPTRAQLLEVLNARDRIPYVVRRGPWLYNLWQDDVHKRGLWRRTTLAQYKLAAPDWETVLDLDALATSENENWVWGGAACLGPDYRRCLILLSRGGADAKVIREFDAVEKRFVDGGFFLPEAKSDVDWIDEDTLYVGTDFGPGSLTDSGYPRVIKRWRRGTPLADAVTVFEGEARDVAVGVSVDKTPGHERTLFSRATDFYNQKYFLLDGDRLVPLDIPSDASPSFLRDTMLLGLRSEFQGFPSGALLHTDAAAYLRGERRLQAMFTPSATRSLSGYAFTRDHVVLNVMDNVASRLELFRKDGATFTGRPIEAPFPGSLGVSPLHDPLLPSDDLAESYLLTYTDFLTPDSLYLGSTRDDRREPLKSRTALFDSGGQRVEQRFATSRDGTHVPYFVVWPEGAQADGTNPTLLYGYGGFEISLKPWYSGGFGRAWYRRGGVLVVANIRGGGEFGPAWHQAAVKEHKQRSYDDFIAVAEDLVETGVTSPAQLGIMGGSNGGLLVGATFVQRPDLFNAVVCQVPLLDMRRYHTLLAGASWMAEYGNPDVEAEWSFISKYSPYQNVKAGVTYPKVLFTTSTRDDRVHPAHARKMAARMMAQGHPVLYYENIEGGHGGAADNEQRAHLQALEFSYLWQQLGRRVSEK
- a CDS encoding GNAT family N-acetyltransferase, coding for MPDTAPDVIHNAHEQRFESTIDGHLNVADYVLSNGTLVMTHTAVHPSLRGRGVAAALVERALEFARAEGLKVDPVCSYVQGYLQRHPESRGLVA